A single window of Blochmannia endosymbiont of Camponotus nipponensis DNA harbors:
- the cysP gene encoding thiosulfate ABC transporter substrate-binding protein CysP: MIVLLCYVFHIPVYGRILLNSSYDVSRELFIEINSDFIKYWKDKCPEDTLVIRQSHAGSTRQAMAILQGLRADVVTYNQVIDVQILYERGHLIPEDWQNRLPHRSSPFYSTMAFLVRRGNPKGIYNWYDLTNEGLKIVFPNPKTSGNGRYTYLAAWNVFLKNNDGNILQTRVWMEKFLKNVIVFDTGGRAATSTFVDRKQGDVLINFESEIKLVQRQYGSDNYEVIMPTPNILVEFPVTWIDKNVIRNGTEDIARAYLAYLYTPSAQKIITKFGYRVNIADIMKVYQNRSFEAQLFRIEDQECGNWNTIMNTHFKRGGELDQLLSIGRR, encoded by the coding sequence TTTATAGAAATTAATTCTGATTTTATTAAATATTGGAAGGATAAGTGTCCTGAAGATACATTGGTTATTCGTCAATCTCATGCAGGATCTACCAGACAAGCTATGGCTATATTACAAGGTCTGCGTGCAGATGTAGTCACTTATAATCAAGTAATAGATGTACAAATTTTATATGAACGCGGACACTTGATTCCTGAAGATTGGCAGAATAGGTTGCCACATCGTAGTTCACCATTTTATTCTACCATGGCTTTCTTGGTGCGACGAGGAAACCCAAAAGGAATTTATAATTGGTATGATTTAACTAATGAAGGGTTGAAAATAGTATTTCCTAATCCCAAAACTTCTGGTAATGGACGTTATACTTATTTAGCTGCTTGGAATGTGTTTTTGAAAAATAATGACGGAAATATATTGCAAACTCGAGTTTGGATGGAAAAATTTTTAAAAAATGTAATAGTGTTTGATACTGGAGGACGTGCTGCGACCTCTACTTTTGTTGATCGTAAGCAAGGAGATGTATTAATTAATTTTGAATCCGAAATAAAGTTAGTTCAAAGGCAGTATGGGTCTGATAATTATGAGGTTATTATGCCGACACCGAATATTTTAGTTGAATTCCCAGTAACTTGGATAGATAAAAATGTTATTCGCAATGGCACGGAGGATATAGCGCGTGCTTATTTAGCTTATCTTTATACTCCTTCAGCGCAGAAGATTATTACTAAGTTTGGATATCGTGTAAACATAGCCGATATTATGAAAGTATATCAGAATAGATCTTTTGAGGCTCAATTATTTAGAATAGAGGATCAAGAATGTGGTAATTGGAATACTATTATGAACACGCACTTTAAGCGTGGTGGTGAATTGGATCAATTGTTATCAATAGGACGTCGTTAA
- the cysT gene encoding sulfate/thiosulfate ABC transporter permease CysT, producing MLFFSVKYTLPGFGIAFGSSLLFVCLVILLPLSALIMQLAHMSLSQYWDVITDPALLVSYKITLLAAGSATLFNAIFGMLVSWVVTRYQFPGQKLLDALMDLPFALPTAVAGLTLATLFSTSGWYGNWLSRVGITVSYTWIGISIAMIFTSIPFVVRTVQPVLEECTVEYEEVAETLGADYWQIFYNVIFPELAPAWLSGVVLSFVRSLGEFGAVIFIAGNIAWKNEVISLIIFIRLQEFDYPAASAVASVILIISLLLLFLTNIFQLRISRRFKGS from the coding sequence ATGTTATTTTTTTCAGTTAAATATACGTTACCTGGGTTCGGAATAGCATTTGGCAGTAGTTTGTTATTTGTTTGTTTAGTTATATTATTACCTTTAAGTGCTTTGATTATGCAACTCGCTCATATGAGCTTATCTCAATATTGGGATGTAATTACGGACCCAGCATTATTAGTCTCTTATAAAATCACTTTATTAGCTGCTGGATCAGCAACATTATTTAATGCTATTTTTGGTATGTTAGTATCATGGGTGGTAACTAGATATCAATTTCCTGGTCAAAAATTATTAGATGCATTAATGGATTTGCCTTTTGCTTTACCTACAGCAGTAGCAGGGTTAACTTTGGCGACATTGTTTTCAACATCAGGTTGGTATGGTAACTGGTTGTCTAGAGTAGGTATTACAGTATCTTATACGTGGATAGGAATATCTATTGCGATGATTTTTACTAGTATTCCATTCGTAGTGCGAACTGTACAACCGGTGTTGGAGGAATGTACTGTAGAATATGAAGAGGTAGCAGAAACTCTTGGAGCGGATTATTGGCAAATTTTTTATAATGTAATTTTTCCAGAATTGGCGCCGGCTTGGTTATCTGGTGTAGTGTTATCGTTTGTACGTAGTTTAGGTGAATTTGGTGCGGTAATTTTTATAGCGGGAAATATTGCCTGGAAGAATGAAGTTATATCGTTAATTATTTTTATTCGTTTGCAGGAATTTGATTATCCAGCAGCTAGTGCTGTTGCTTCTGTAATTTTAATTATTTCTCTATTATTATTATTTCTTACTAATATATTTCAATTACGAATAAGCCGAAGGTTTAAAGGGTCTTAA
- a CDS encoding sulfate ABC transporter permease yields MISILKHCVNRNSNSYNNNIKWNQWILIIVTMFISIILLLVPLIMIFVAAFSEGFKIVIINLINSEMVHAVFLTIVVALFTVPINVFFGVLIAWLVTRFKFYGRQLLYISLNIPIAVSPVIAGLLYLLFYTNNNIIVNWLNLYDIQIIFTWIGLVLVTIFVTCPFVVHELVPVMINQGKQEDEAAILLGASGWMMFRYVTFPNIRWALLYGAILTNARAIGEFGAVSIVSGLIRGETYTLSLYVELLYHDYNIVGAFVAASLLAFISIIMLFIKNYLQSRLKYIN; encoded by the coding sequence ATGATAAGCATATTAAAGCATTGTGTTAATAGAAATAGTAATAGCTATAACAATAATATTAAATGGAATCAATGGATTTTAATTATTGTAACTATGTTTATTTCGATAATATTATTGTTAGTGCCTTTAATTATGATTTTTGTGGCTGCTTTTTCAGAAGGTTTTAAAATAGTGATAATAAATTTAATAAATTCAGAAATGGTACATGCCGTTTTTTTAACAATTGTTGTAGCGTTATTTACGGTACCTATTAATGTATTTTTTGGTGTGTTAATAGCTTGGTTAGTAACTCGTTTTAAATTTTATGGAAGACAGTTGTTATATATTTCTTTAAATATACCTATTGCTGTTTCTCCTGTAATTGCTGGTTTATTATATTTATTATTTTATACGAATAATAATATAATAGTAAATTGGCTTAATTTATATGATATACAAATAATATTTACATGGATAGGATTAGTATTAGTTACTATTTTTGTTACTTGTCCTTTTGTAGTACATGAGCTGGTTCCTGTAATGATTAATCAAGGAAAACAGGAAGATGAGGCAGCGATACTTCTTGGAGCATCTGGTTGGATGATGTTTCGTTATGTTACTTTTCCAAATATTCGTTGGGCTTTATTATATGGAGCTATTCTTACTAATGCTCGCGCTATTGGTGAGTTTGGAGCGGTATCTATAGTATCGGGGTTAATACGTGGTGAAACATATACTTTATCATTATATGTAGAATTATTATATCACGATTATAACATTGTAGGTGCATTTGTTGCTGCATCGTTATTAGCTTTCATTTCAATTATTATGTTGTTTATAAAGAATTATTTACAAAGTCGTTTAAAATATATTAATTAA
- the cysA gene encoding sulfate/thiosulfate ABC transporter ATP-binding protein CysA, giving the protein MSIEIDGITKFFGHDKILTNISLHIESGEVIALLGPSGSGKTTLLRIIAGLEHHNSGVLRFRGKDVSQLNARDRRVGFVFQNYALFRHMTVSDNISFGIRMLPRRNRPSSNLISKKVTQLLNMVQLGHLANRYPMQLSGGQKQRVALARSLAIEPEILLLDEPFGALDTQVRKELRRWIRTLHNEFKFTSVFVTHDQEEAMEVANRIVVMNRGIIEQIGTPKDIWCLPATRFVLEFLSEVNCIQGVVCGSELFIGSYHWALPYMPALQGKVELFFRPWEMDISKESNVLYPLPAKIVNVSLHGYYWQLSVEPLGWHQDLLTIILGIKDIFGVPECGVCCYLSGRNARIYSGEILL; this is encoded by the coding sequence ATGAGTATTGAGATAGATGGAATCACTAAGTTTTTTGGTCATGATAAAATATTGACTAATATTTCTTTACATATCGAATCTGGAGAAGTAATAGCGTTATTAGGGCCATCTGGTTCTGGTAAAACAACATTATTGCGTATTATTGCTGGGTTAGAACATCATAATAGCGGTGTTTTACGTTTTAGAGGTAAAGATGTAAGTCAACTTAATGCACGTGATCGTCGTGTTGGTTTTGTTTTTCAAAATTATGCTTTGTTTCGTCATATGACAGTATCAGATAATATTTCTTTTGGTATAAGAATGCTACCACGTCGTAATCGTCCAAGTTCTAATCTAATTAGTAAAAAAGTTACACAATTATTAAATATGGTACAACTGGGACATTTAGCAAATAGATACCCTATGCAGCTTTCTGGGGGGCAAAAGCAACGTGTAGCTTTAGCTCGTTCTTTAGCAATTGAACCAGAAATTTTGCTATTAGACGAACCATTTGGCGCATTAGATACTCAAGTGCGAAAAGAATTACGTCGTTGGATTCGTACGCTACATAATGAATTTAAGTTCACTAGTGTTTTTGTCACTCATGATCAAGAAGAAGCTATGGAAGTGGCTAATAGAATAGTAGTTATGAATAGAGGAATCATTGAGCAAATAGGTACTCCTAAAGATATTTGGTGTCTTCCGGCGACTCGTTTTGTTTTAGAGTTTTTAAGCGAAGTTAATTGTATTCAAGGGGTAGTGTGTGGATCGGAATTGTTTATTGGGTCTTATCATTGGGCTTTACCATATATGCCTGCTTTGCAAGGAAAAGTAGAATTGTTTTTTCGTCCATGGGAAATGGATATTAGCAAGGAATCTAATGTGTTATATCCATTACCGGCTAAGATTGTTAATGTTAGTTTACATGGTTATTATTGGCAATTGAGTGTAGAACCTTTAGGTTGGCATCAAGATTTATTGACTATAATTTTAGGAATTAAGGACATTTTTGGTGTTCCAGAATGTGGCGTATGTTGTTATTTAAGTGGTCGTAATGCACGAATATACTCAGGAGAGATACTATTGTGA
- the ptsI gene encoding phosphoenolpyruvate-protein phosphotransferase PtsI has translation MISGISVSPGIAFGKALLLQEKKILINSKKINIDTIDREINRFLSGRAETSKQLKKIKEKVKKQLNTKKEAIFEGHIILLEDEELEQDIITLIKEELFSADAAVHSVIEAQAKALEQLEDEYLKERSTDVRDIGNRLLKNILGIPIVDLNAINEEVIIIAVDLSPSETAQLNLKKVLGFITDAGGNTSHTSIMARSLELPAIVGTGVITKQVSNGDFIILDALNNKIYINPTPKTIENLNALKKKYISEKYELTKLKNLPTITLDGHQVQICANIGTIHDIIRAKKHGAAGIGLYRTEFLFMNRNTLPTEEEQFKAYKNAAESMINKAVVIRIMDIGGDKNLPYMHLPHEENPFLGWRAIRIMLDRKDILHTQLRAILRASFFGKLRIMYPMIISVEEIKALNTELNFLKTQLRKENKKFDENIKVGIMIETPASAIIAHHLIKEVDFFSIGTNDLTQYTLAVDRGNKLISHLYNPISPSILILIKQVIEASHAEGKWTAMCGEMAGDERTTLLLLGMGLDEFSMSSISIPRIKKIIRSSYYHDAKKIAQKALNYSTTESLIHLLANMHKLNDNQK, from the coding sequence ATGATTTCAGGAATCTCAGTATCACCTGGCATCGCCTTCGGAAAAGCGTTGCTATTACAAGAAAAAAAAATTCTCATTAATTCAAAAAAAATTAACATTGATACCATTGATCGAGAAATCAATCGGTTTCTTTCCGGACGCGCTGAAACATCCAAACAATTAAAAAAAATTAAAGAGAAAGTAAAAAAACAATTAAACACAAAAAAAGAAGCTATTTTTGAAGGCCATATTATATTACTAGAAGATGAAGAACTTGAACAAGATATTATCACTCTTATCAAAGAAGAGCTATTTAGTGCCGATGCTGCCGTACATTCAGTAATTGAAGCTCAAGCAAAAGCCTTAGAACAACTAGAAGACGAATACTTAAAAGAACGTTCTACTGATGTACGAGACATTGGAAATCGCTTATTAAAGAATATTCTAGGCATCCCAATTGTTGATTTAAATGCTATTAATGAAGAAGTAATCATTATTGCAGTAGATCTTAGCCCATCAGAAACTGCTCAATTAAATTTAAAAAAAGTGTTAGGATTTATTACTGATGCTGGTGGCAATACCTCACATACCTCTATTATGGCGCGTTCTTTAGAATTACCAGCTATTGTAGGAACTGGTGTTATCACAAAACAAGTTTCTAATGGAGACTTTATAATACTCGATGCTTTAAATAATAAAATTTACATTAATCCAACTCCAAAAACTATTGAAAATCTCAACGCATTAAAAAAGAAATATATTTCTGAAAAATATGAACTAACCAAATTAAAGAATCTCCCAACTATTACTCTTGATGGACATCAAGTGCAAATATGCGCCAATATTGGTACGATACATGATATAATTAGAGCTAAAAAACATGGAGCTGCAGGCATAGGATTATATAGAACTGAATTTTTATTTATGAATCGTAATACATTACCTACAGAAGAAGAACAATTTAAAGCTTATAAAAATGCAGCCGAATCAATGATTAACAAAGCAGTAGTTATACGTATCATGGATATTGGAGGTGATAAAAATTTACCATACATGCATCTCCCACACGAAGAAAACCCATTCCTTGGATGGCGCGCAATTCGCATTATGTTAGATAGAAAAGATATATTACATACTCAATTACGTGCTATCTTACGAGCTTCTTTTTTTGGGAAATTACGCATAATGTATCCTATGATTATCTCGGTAGAAGAAATAAAAGCTTTAAACACAGAATTAAATTTTTTAAAAACACAACTTCGCAAAGAAAATAAAAAATTTGACGAAAATATTAAAGTAGGTATTATGATTGAAACTCCTGCTTCTGCAATCATAGCTCATCATTTAATTAAAGAAGTAGATTTTTTTAGTATTGGAACTAATGATTTAACTCAATATACTCTTGCAGTAGATCGCGGCAACAAATTAATTTCTCATCTATATAATCCTATATCTCCGTCTATTTTAATATTGATTAAACAAGTCATCGAAGCCTCACATGCTGAAGGAAAATGGACAGCTATGTGCGGAGAAATGGCAGGAGATGAAAGAACTACCCTGCTACTATTGGGAATGGGGCTAGATGAATTCAGTATGAGCTCTATATCTATTCCACGTATCAAAAAAATAATCCGTAGCTCATATTATCACGATGCAAAAAAAATAGCACAAAAAGCACTAAATTATTCCACCACAGAATCATTAATACATTTACTTGCAAATATGCACAAATTGAATGACAATCAAAAATGA
- a CDS encoding HPr family phosphocarrier protein — MYQKEIIITAANGLHTRPATQFVKEAKNFNSEITVISNGKKANAKSLFKLQTLGLSKGSIIVISANGTDAEQAVQHLIKFIAELK, encoded by the coding sequence ATGTATCAAAAAGAAATTATAATTACTGCTGCCAATGGTTTGCATACTCGGCCAGCTACTCAATTTGTAAAAGAAGCAAAAAACTTTAATTCTGAAATTACAGTAATATCTAATGGAAAAAAAGCAAATGCTAAAAGTTTATTTAAACTACAAACACTAGGTTTAAGTAAAGGATCTATAATTGTCATTTCCGCTAATGGTACAGATGCCGAGCAAGCAGTACAACATTTAATTAAATTCATTGCTGAACTTAAATAA
- the cysK gene encoding cysteine synthase A produces MYKIYQDNSYTIGHTPLVRLNNIGNGYIMAKIESRNPSFSVKCRIGANMIWDAEKKNLLQPNTKLIEATSGNTGIALAYVAAARHYKLTLTMPENMSIERLKLIKALGAKIILTAGHNGMKGAIAKAEEIAASDPKRYLLLKQFNNPANPEIHEKTTGPEIWNDSNGKIDIFVAGVGTGGTITGVGRFFKHTKKNKKIIIVAVEPKDSPIITQTLSGQSIKPAPHKIQGIGAGFIPKNLDLTVIDHVETVSIDAAISYAKHLMEKEGILAGISSGAALAAAIELQKNKAYATKNIVVVLPSSAERYLSTVLFSNL; encoded by the coding sequence ATGTATAAAATTTATCAAGATAATTCTTACACTATCGGTCATACTCCATTAGTCCGGCTTAATAACATTGGTAATGGTTATATTATGGCTAAGATCGAATCTAGAAATCCTAGCTTTAGTGTTAAATGTCGTATTGGCGCTAACATGATTTGGGATGCAGAAAAAAAAAATTTACTGCAACCAAACACAAAACTTATAGAAGCAACCAGCGGTAACACCGGAATTGCTCTAGCTTATGTCGCGGCTGCACGACATTACAAATTAACCTTAACCATGCCAGAAAATATGAGTATCGAACGCCTTAAATTAATTAAAGCTTTAGGGGCTAAAATTATATTAACAGCAGGACACAATGGAATGAAAGGAGCTATCGCCAAAGCAGAAGAGATTGCAGCTTCTGATCCTAAACGTTATTTATTATTAAAACAATTTAATAACCCTGCAAATCCAGAAATTCATGAAAAAACCACAGGACCTGAAATTTGGAACGATTCTAATGGAAAAATAGACATATTTGTAGCCGGAGTTGGCACAGGAGGCACTATCACAGGAGTTGGAAGATTTTTTAAACATACAAAAAAAAATAAAAAAATTATTATTGTTGCAGTAGAACCAAAAGATTCTCCAATAATTACACAGACATTATCCGGACAAAGTATAAAACCAGCACCGCATAAAATCCAAGGTATCGGTGCTGGTTTTATTCCAAAAAATCTTGATTTAACTGTAATTGATCACGTAGAAACAGTAAGTATAGATGCAGCTATTAGCTATGCTAAGCATTTAATGGAAAAAGAAGGAATTTTAGCTGGTATTTCTTCAGGTGCTGCACTAGCAGCAGCAATAGAATTACAAAAAAATAAAGCTTACGCTACCAAAAATATAGTGGTTGTACTCCCATCATCTGCTGAACGATATTTAAGTACCGTATTATTCTCAAACCTATAA